In the genome of Populus trichocarpa isolate Nisqually-1 chromosome 6, P.trichocarpa_v4.1, whole genome shotgun sequence, one region contains:
- the LOC127905454 gene encoding potassium channel KAT3-like: protein MLSSETRSPLSLLFRRRSGGDVTKNLASVSSSLLPAFGIDVDDGYLHLKKYVIAPYDRRYRWWQTFLVVLVVYSAWASPFELAFKKAATGGFLPVDLVVDAFFAADIVLTFFVAYLDNTTYLLVDDHKKIALRYITRLLFPMDVASTLPFHIIHRILTGKMHGEVFGFLNLLRLWRLKRVGELFKRLEKDTRFSYFWTRLFKLISVTLFVVHSAGCIYYWIAVHHDTEGNTWIGKHVEDFEQRSIWLGYTYSIYWSIVTLTTVGYGDLHAENTGEKVFNMFYMLFNIGLTAYIIGNMTNLVVRSAAHTFAMRNAIDQILRYASKNRLPEGLRKQMLAHLQLKFKTAELQQEEVLENLPKAIRSSIAQHLFHSIVAKTYLFKGVSEDLITQLVSEMKAEYFPPKVEIILQNEIPTEFYVLVTGAVDVLVYRNGTEQVLSKLVSSDMAGEIGVVFNIPQPFTVRTRRLSQVIRLSHHHLKQMAQPHSEDGKKIISNFIQYLKDLKREMQEEIPFLRELLEDTAVEKATSNEGLRSSEALNSQRETSVEGKKLVVLILNRVARLGKGQQIKIGVPTSH, encoded by the exons ATGTTATCGTCAGAAACTAGGTCACCGTTGTCATTACTGTTTCGAAGACGGTCGGGTGGAGATGTCACAAAGAATTTAGCCTCAGTTTCAAGCAGCCTTTTACCAGCTTTTGGAATTGATGTTGATGATGGTTACTTGCACCTGAAGAAATATGTTATTGCTCCTTATGATAGAAGATACCG GTGGTGGCAAACGTTCCTTGTGGTGTTGGTGGTGTACTCAGCATGGGCATCTCCTTTTGAGCTTGCATTTAAGAAAGCGGCTACCGGAGGATTTCTGCCCGTCGATTTGGTGGTTGATGCCTTCTTTGCCGCCGATATAGTCCTAACTTTCTTTGTTGCTTATTTGGACAATACAACCTATCTTCTTGTGGATGATCACAAGAAAATTGCTCTACG GTATATCACTAGGTTATTGTTCCCCATGGACGTAGCCTCGACCCTGCCATTCCACATCATACACAGAATCTTGACTGGCAAAATGCACGGAGAGGTCTTCGGTTTTCTCAATCTTCTTCGGCTTTGGCGACTCAAGCGTGTCGGTGAACTCTTCAAAAG GCTGGAGAAAGACACACGCTTCAGCTACTTCTGGACAAGATTATTTAAACTAATCAGT GTTACACTATTTGTGGTTCACTCGGCAGGATGTATCTACTACTGGATTGCTGTCCATCATGACACAGAAGGTAATACTTGGATTGGAAAGCACGTTGAAGATTTCGAACAAAGAAGCATCTGGTTGGGCTACACGTATTCCATTTATTGGTCCATTGTTACCCTAACCACTGTCGGCTACGGAGACTTGCATGCAGAAAACACGGGAGAGAaggtttttaacatgttttacaTGCTATTCAACATTGGCCTCACCGCTTATATAATCGGAAACATGACGAACCTTGTTGTCCGTTCCGCAGCTCATACTTTTGCTATG AGGAATGCCATCGATCAGATATTAAGATATGCAAGCAAGAATAGACTCCCAGAAGGATTGAGAAAGCAAATGCTAGCACACTTGCAACTCAAGTTCAAGACAGCAGAGTTGCAGCAAGAGGAGGTGTTGGAGAACTTACCAAAAGCAATCAGATCTAGCATTGCTCAACATCTTTTCCATAGCATCGTTGCAAAAACCTACCTTTTCAAAGGAGTATCTGAAGACCTTATTACCCAGTTG GTATCAGAAATGAAAGCAGAATATTTTCCTCCTAAGgttgaaattattttacaaaacgaGATTCCGACAGAGTTTTACGTCTTAGTAACTGGAGCAGTG GACGTGCTGGTGTACAGGAATGGAACAGAGCAG GTTTTGTCAAAACTAGTATCTTCAGACATGGCAGGGGAAATTGGGGTTGTATTCAACATCCCACAGCCTTTTACAGTGAGGACCAGGAGACTTTCCCAGGTCATCCGGCTCAGtcatcatcatctcaagcaaATGGCGCAGCCCCATAGcgaagatggaaaaaaaattatctccaaCTTCATCCAG TACCTAAAGGATTTGAAACGAGAGATGCAAGAAGAAATACCCTTTCTCAGGGAATTGCTGGAAGACACAGCTGTGGAG